From a region of the Corallococcus coralloides DSM 2259 genome:
- a CDS encoding adenylate/guanylate cyclase domain-containing protein, which translates to MSASNPLFGDLLLKLGVVSPGQVQEALALQALTGQRVGEALISLGYVSREQIQDALGEALGLNHEKGPAQPPLGELLVGLKYVTLAQLDEALARQRRDGRRLGEILVELGHCTYKQIYEALGVQNRIVGRQDLPRPATEGRRRVVVVDDSPLACAFVQEGLVALGYEVLCFQDPYEALEGMGRLQPAIVLSDLEMPGLDGVELCRRLKEGPRSAIPVIMLTANDREAERVRGLRAGADDYVNKSASMDELAARIESVVRRTDETERMRKLFARYTSDAVVEEILKSADAAVLAGEKREVTVLFADIRNFTGLAESLPPEQVVAVLNQVLGRLSDAVLTCGGTLDKFLGDGLMAVFGAPVGRPDDALRGLQCAKMMMEAVAELRAVAEAEWVAHGREGRPLVLELGVGLNSGVVVSGNIGSAMRAEYTCIGDAVNVAARLCALAGPGEILVGERTRELVDANETAFEDLPPVRLKGKQQPVPLYRAL; encoded by the coding sequence GTGAGTGCATCAAACCCCCTCTTCGGTGATTTGTTGCTCAAGCTGGGCGTCGTCTCGCCAGGACAGGTGCAGGAGGCGCTCGCGCTGCAAGCGCTCACCGGCCAGCGCGTGGGAGAGGCGCTCATCTCCCTGGGCTACGTGTCGCGCGAGCAGATTCAGGACGCATTGGGAGAGGCCCTGGGCTTGAACCACGAGAAGGGGCCCGCGCAGCCGCCCCTGGGCGAGCTGCTGGTGGGGCTCAAGTACGTGACGCTCGCGCAGCTGGACGAGGCGCTGGCGCGGCAGCGGCGCGACGGGCGGCGGCTGGGCGAAATCCTCGTCGAGCTGGGGCACTGCACGTACAAGCAGATCTACGAAGCGCTGGGCGTGCAGAACCGCATCGTCGGCCGGCAGGACCTGCCACGTCCCGCGACGGAAGGGCGCCGCCGCGTGGTGGTGGTGGACGACAGCCCCCTGGCGTGCGCGTTTGTGCAGGAGGGGCTGGTGGCCCTGGGCTACGAGGTCCTCTGCTTCCAGGACCCGTACGAGGCCCTGGAGGGCATGGGGCGGCTTCAGCCGGCCATCGTGCTGAGCGACCTGGAGATGCCGGGGCTGGACGGCGTGGAGCTGTGCCGGCGGCTGAAGGAGGGCCCTCGCAGCGCCATCCCCGTCATCATGCTCACCGCCAACGACCGGGAAGCGGAGCGCGTGCGCGGCCTGCGCGCGGGCGCGGACGACTACGTGAACAAGTCCGCGTCCATGGACGAGCTGGCGGCGCGCATCGAGAGCGTGGTGCGCCGCACGGACGAGACGGAGCGCATGCGCAAGCTGTTCGCGCGCTACACGTCCGACGCGGTGGTGGAGGAGATCCTCAAGAGCGCGGACGCGGCGGTGCTCGCCGGCGAGAAGCGCGAGGTGACGGTGCTGTTCGCGGACATCCGCAACTTCACCGGGCTGGCGGAGAGCCTGCCTCCCGAACAGGTGGTGGCGGTGCTCAACCAGGTGCTGGGCCGGCTGTCGGACGCGGTGCTCACCTGCGGCGGCACGCTGGACAAGTTCCTGGGGGACGGGCTGATGGCCGTCTTCGGCGCGCCGGTGGGCCGCCCGGACGACGCGCTCCGGGGCCTGCAGTGCGCGAAGATGATGATGGAGGCCGTGGCGGAGCTGCGCGCCGTGGCGGAGGCCGAGTGGGTGGCCCACGGCCGCGAGGGCCGGCCCCTGGTGCTGGAGCTGGGCGTGGGGTTGAACTCGGGCGTGGTGGTGTCCGGCAACATCGGCAGCGCGATGCGGGCCGAGTACACCTGCATCGGCGACGCGGTGAACGTGGCCGCGCGGCTGTGCGCGCTGGCCGGGCCGGGGGAAATCCTGGTGGGCGAGCGCACGCGCGAGCTGGTGGACGCGAACGAGACCGCCTTCGAGGACCTGCCGCCGGTGCGCCTGAAGGGCAAGCAGCAGCCGGTGCCGCTTTACCGCGCCCTCTGA